ACTAACTATTGTCGGAGAAAGATTTGGTGTAGGAAGTGAAGCTATCGCCGGTTTTAAAGTATTACTTAAAGAGGCACCGGAACACTTTCATCTGATGCTGGCAAAACCAAAAGCAGGGGCAGCGCAGGCTGATATCAATAAATATCTTATTCTGCCAGCAGTAGGTATGTATGCTGCCGGTCAGTGGATCAGTAACCTGAACTACTGGGGCTGTAATCAGTATATCACACAGCGTGCCTTAGGTGCAGATCTGCAAACCGCGCGTACAGGAATTCTATTTGCCAGTTTGCTTAAAATATTAATGCCGGTAATTGTCATGCTGCCCGGAATTATAGCTTATGTGTTGTATAAAGGCGGACATTTGCAGTTAACAGGAGGAAAAGACAGTGCTTATTCTGCAATTCTTGGTCTTTTACCACCAGAACTAAAAGGTTTAGCTGCTGCGGCTTTAACAGCAGCTATAGTAGCCTCACTGGCGGGTAAATGTAATAGTATCTCTACCATTTTTACCCTGGATATCTATAAAAAACATATCAATCAGTTATCAGATGAAAAACGGATGGTCTGGATAGGGCGTATAGCTATTGTGATTTCAATGGTGGTTGCCGTACTCTTTACCTGGAATGACCTGTTGGGTATAGGCAGATCGGGGGGCTATACCTTTGTTCAGAAATATACCAGCTATATCAGCCCGGGCGTTTTTGCGACTTTCATTTTAGGAATGTTCTGGAAACGAACCAATAGTCTGGCTGCTTTTACAGGGATTATTTTTGGTTTTGTAATCTCAGTTTTCTTTAATGAATTTGCTGTCAGGGTATTTGGCCCGGAAACGCTTTTATATACCGCTTTTCCAAATATGGACGGTATTTATGAGATTCCGTTTTTCATCTGTCTGAGCTGGTCATTTAT
This portion of the Pedobacter lusitanus genome encodes:
- a CDS encoding sodium:solute symporter family transporter, with amino-acid sequence MNPKLSIGGISVFIIYFIIVALYGYYVYRKKSKVNDSKSFFLAEGSLTWWAIGASIIASNISAEQFIGMSGDGFFAGIAVSVYEWLGAAVLIIVAVFFMPVYIKNKIYTMPQFLKNRYNGSVALIMSIFWIFLYVFINLTSILYLGALAINGLIGGDYFHVVMVCLAVFAIIITLGGMRVIGYTDVIQVGVLIIGGLATTYMALTIVGERFGVGSEAIAGFKVLLKEAPEHFHLMLAKPKAGAAQADINKYLILPAVGMYAAGQWISNLNYWGCNQYITQRALGADLQTARTGILFASLLKILMPVIVMLPGIIAYVLYKGGHLQLTGGKDSAYSAILGLLPPELKGLAAAALTAAIVASLAGKCNSISTIFTLDIYKKHINQLSDEKRMVWIGRIAIVISMVVAVLFTWNDLLGIGRSGGYTFVQKYTSYISPGVFATFILGMFWKRTNSLAAFTGIIFGFVISVFFNEFAVRVFGPETLLYTAFPNMDGIYEIPFFICLSWSFIITVLVMAGTSLAGPKINPKAFELDTDMFKLKPSSIILIVSILMLLIAIYARFW